Part of the Esox lucius isolate fEsoLuc1 chromosome 25, fEsoLuc1.pri, whole genome shotgun sequence genome, AAGTACTGAATGAAGGATCTGAataggtacagtggatataaaaagtctacagacccctgttaaaatgccaggtttttgtgatgtaaaagaagataaatcatgtcagaactttttccacttttaatgtgacctataatgtgaacaattcaattaaaaaacaaactgaaatcgtcaaggggggaaaataaaaaataaaaacctgaatTATGTCTATAAATTGAGAATGTGCAGAGGTTGttgcagacacacatacagaaagtAATCTGACAGGACAGCTGTACTTTGAACATAAATTTATTCTGTACATGTAGTTCTGCAGTTCATCTTCATAACTTCAAATTTCAATGGTTTCAtgtcaacatttcaaaacaatgtatttattagCTGGTTTAGAAAATGAATCAGTTCCCATTTGATAACTTTTGTAATcaataataacatttgttttcatgctTCCATTTTCATGTCTAGTATTGACAACCAGCGCTACCAGAAACCTCATCTCTGTGACATTTTCTGGCCATGTTTGAAAGAAACAACTATTCTCAACGATTTATATTTAATACAAAGACTAAATATATCATGTTCACACAATGGCTCCAAGCCTCctctcaaatacattttgtttctcaatgtctctgtctctcacacacacacacacacaaattcataCGCTTTAGCTCTGACATACACAAGCCGATTCTCTCACACTGTTTCTTTCGCAAACACATGTCTCCCACGCTTTCTCAAAGTTGTTCTCTctatcactaacacacacacacacacacatacactttaacacagacaaacactgtgGATCCCTATCCAGACCAGTACATGCTGACAGTCACCCTCTGGGTGTTAACAACCTGTGGCTTTCTTCACCATTTTAAGACCTGAAACTGTAATGTGTAGAAAATGGCGTCTAAAGGACGGACTTCAGCTGCTTTTACCAGGGTGCCCGAACCCTGTTGGAAAGATAATGAATTAGACTTCCAGGTTGGACTTGAAGAGGGATGTTGCTTCACTGGTTTTCCCGACGTCCTGGTTGAAAGATTCCGATTTTCCCTCTGACTCCGGGAATCCTCCAAGTGGGATTTGGGGAAATGCATTGAAGGAGCACCGCCCCCCAAGTGCGTGTGGGTtatagactgacagactgaggaCTGGAGAGGACAGGGGTCAGATGGCGGTCTAGAGGACCGATGTCCTGACAGCGTGTAAAGGGTCAACAAGGTCATCAGCGGGGTCGTCCCTAGGAGGATTCATCTGGATGCCCCCAACCGTCTCCTGGTGGTTCAGAGGCGAGTCCAGGTTTGATGGGACCTCAGAACCAGCTCTACCGGAGAGGAACATATAGGAGGggttttgttattattatgctCATGTACTTGTCCTGTTGTCGAGGATTTGCATGCATTCCTGCAGCTAGATTAGGTCTGCTTACAGCTTTGGGTTTACTCGCTCATGTGACCCCTCAGTCTTACAACAGATGTCCACAAGAAACAGAAgattatttctgtgtgtgtgtgtgtgtgtgtgtgtgtacaccctGTAGCCTGTGTTCAGACAGCCTGGTTGGTAGCAGCACCGCAGTCTATATGACACGGACAATATTGTGGGTAATGTAGTTTTGACCGGCACAAGGTGGCCTGCAGTTTACCGATACACTAAGTTGTGTTCAGTTGCCAAGTAAAGGACTTGTGGGTAATGCAGTTTCAGTACGTACTGTTGGCAGGCTCCATCTGTGGCGTGTGGAGGGTCTCGTCGGCACTCTGCTAACCCCCCCACTTCACACACCCGTGCTGCGGGTCggccactacacacacacacacacacacacacacacagatgtagtATCAGACAgactatatatactgtacacaatcttaaatgtatttcatcCAAATAATTAACCTATAATGTATAAATGGGACAAGTAGATTAGTATTGATCTGGCTTATTAACGTTTCTAAGAATATTAATGTTAGGAATGACATACAGTATTAATCTAAACTTGACTAAGCCAGGCCAGTTCTACTCTCTCATTCATTCGAGGGATGATCCAGCAGAACATGTTGAACGGCCCCCGTCCTTCCTGGGTCCAGACGGGCTCACCTGCTGGTGTGGTTCCGACACATGATGACGTAGACGATAATGACTGTAGCCTCCAAGAAAAGGAACACGGCAGCCGAGATGACCCCTATCTTCCAAGTCTCCAGACCCAAAACCCCTGGTTCTGAACATGGAGTAAGAGGAGGCCAGGAGAATTAGGAGAGAGCAATACTTACTTTGCTTCAGGGAGAATATTCTATACCTAGTTGAAGGTTTTAGGCCTAGTGTTTAAACGGTTGTAGTTACTGTGAATAGTTACATAATCATAAAACTTGTGAGTagttatataataataataattgtcagTAGTgacattgtttaaataattgTCAGTAGTTAAATAGTCATAATGATTGTGAGTAGTTAAATAGTCATAATGCTTGTCAGTAGTTAAATAGTCATAATGCCTGTCAGTAGTTAAATAGTCAAAAGTCAATGATTGTCAGATGTCTGTAACCCTATCCCTGAATTATTTTACATGAGCTACTCCGTCACCTGTAGTAACCTCCACCAGCTCATTGGTCTCTCCCTGCTCCGCCTCCTCGGCTATGGCAGAAACGTCGTCCACGAAGTGATCCAGAGTGGGCGTGGCCTTGCCAAGGTCGAGGTTCAAAAGGTCCTCCTTAGTCGTAATGATCTCATTGACGTCATTCGACTCCAGTTCCAGGTCTTCCAGGATCTCCGCTCCTCCCATGGTGTTGCTCACCGTCTCCGCCCCAGGACGGTGGGGGCTGATCGGGCTGGTGGTCTTCAGAGGCTCCCCTAGCGCGGTCAGGAATACATGTCACCAGCGTGTTAATGAGGAGGCCCAGGGCGGAGGAGTTTAGAGTGGACGTATGGAATGTCGGGGGCTAACGTATAGACGTGTGCGTTTGGGCGCGTCCCTACAGTATCCTACAGCAGCACAGGCCTCGGCCATGTGTGTTGGAGGGGTACAGATTCGCCAGTGAGATTACGAAGGCATCCCAAACGTCCTCTGCCTTATGGGCTGCGACGTCCAATCTCTGGCCTTTTAATGGAAACCGTATCCGGCGCCACAGGCCGGATAGGATGTGTTGTGGTTATCGTGTTATAGGTTCTCTGTGAAGCGAGGCACGTCACTGTTCCTGGCTGTCTTTGGCTGAAcctcctgacccccccccccccccgtgcccCCCACACGCCCCTCCCCGCACCCCTTCTCACTTCACTAAACATTTGACGGAGAGGATGTAGCCTCTGCCTCGTTATGGGCCAGCAGAGGTCATAAGCTCGGGCTATTTTAATTAGTATCCTAGCGTCCTTGGGCTCGGTTTAGAACACTGGATCCTTCTGCTGGCTTGCTTCTGAAGTTAGGCAGGGTCGGTCCTGGTCAGTCACTGGATGGGAAACCAGATGCTCCTGGAGGTGGTGTGGGAGGGCCAGTTGGGGGGCAAAGAACAAAAGCCCAATGCCCAAGGGCAGGGAAATGCACATTAGGGATCCCCTACGCAGGGAGTCATCAATCGGATGAGATGTTAAAGATGCCATGGAGCAGGGCTGCTTCAAATCTAGCAGTACCTATGATGGCCATCATTGTTACCTAATTATCCCCAGCTTCCAACTGGCGCATCCATCCCCTCTTCCAAAAACCAGCGTTTTGATAGTACAGGACTATAGCGACCACATGTTAAGTCAACGACGTGACTGTGGATGAGAGGGTCTTGTAAATGACTGTGGTTGTAGAGAGAGAAGACCACTTTGTCCGAGTTGTGGCGGTTTGATTTGCTTTCCATCGCCTGGGCTTATCAGCCGATGTCTGCAACAGGAAAAcgaaaatgaaatgtctattttgACAGCCTGTCAGTGTCCTGCGTGTCCTAAATATGTCACTAAATAGGTATGTTACGTCTTTGTAACAGCCTACCGTTACTAGTTACAGCTGGTCGTGTCATGTGGATGCGTACATAATGTGGTGTGGAAAGAGCCCTAGTGGGTTTGTTTTTGGACCGTTCGCTGGAACAGCTTCAGAGCTTTAATGTCTGCTGGTTCTGCTGACACGTGCAGCATGGCGTCCGTGAAACTGCGTGTGAAGCGGGAAAGGTCTACATGACGTGGAGGAAGAGAATCCACTCCTCATCCACACCTGCGCAGGAGGTCTCAGGTGTGGAACTCCAGAGAATGGATGTCACGGTAAAAACTCAGGACCCAGAAAATGCTGAAATGCCGTGCCTCGTTAGTTACCTTGGTCATCAGTTTGGACGGGGCCTGGTGTCGCCTCTACAACGGcctctcctgttcctcctctttcttctcctcccaGGTGGCCTGCAGTCTCCGCCCCGTCAACACCCTCCCCCTCCTggtctcccactctctctccaccccctttCTCCGCACTTCCCAATGCCTCACCCGCTGCCTCCCCAACCACACGCTCCAGGCTGTCTTCCTCCCCGTCTTCCATCTGTCCTCCAGCCACCTCCCCTTTCTCTTTCCCGTCCTCCTCCCTTCGCTCCCCCACTACCGACTGCGTTGTCTTCATCTCCTCATAGTCATCCTCCTCCACCACTTCCTCCTCCCCGCCTAACCCCTCACCTCCCTGTGTCTCAAACATCTTGACTACCTCTTCCTTCTCCGTTACAGCTGgcacctcctcctctgtcttagCAATCACCTCCTCAGTTTTCCCAGCtgctccttctccctcctctgacaccttcccctcttcctcctctgctcTTCCCACCTCCCCTTCTTCTATGACGGTTTCCTCCACAACCGCTACAGGGACTTCCACTATCTGATCCTCCACCTCCCCTACTCCCCCAACCTCCTTCTCCTCATGCTCAGGttttatctctccctccacctcctcacccccaacctcctcctccccagcTTCCGTTTGATCCCCTTCACCTCCATCCTTCACCCACTCCACCACTTCAGCTACCTCCTCATGCTGCCCTAAccctctttcctcctccacttcctcctccGCCTCCACCTCCTGCTCTTCTTCTcctacctcctcctcctgtccacCCTCTGCCttttctccttccatctcccccacatttcCTTTCACCTCCCCGAGAGCGGCCCCCACCACTCTTTCTAACAACTCCTTTAGCACCTCCGCGCCCACCGGCTCCTCAACCCCCACCACTTCCTGCACAGCCTTCTCCACCTCCCTAAGGCCGGGGGAAGCCACCTCCAGGATCACGTCCTCCTGCACGGCCACCCCAGACAGGAGCTCTGGTCCCTGGGTGGTCACGTCCACGGAGGGTTGGATGCTGGCTGAAAGGCCTGCATAGTGAAGTACACGCATAGTttaaatgtcagaaatgttttctcaatGTTCTAAAGACGACACATTTAAAAGATGCATGGGTGTGGGTAGACATGCTTTCAATTTGGAAATAAAGTTAGTTTTAAAGGAGTAATACATTGGTTTCTAGTGTGACTGGCTTGTATAAAGTGCTCTTAAAGTTCCAATATGGTTATGTAGTTTAGTAGTTTATAGTATGACTAGCTCTTATAAAGTACCAGCAGGGTTATGTAGTTTAGTAGTTTATAGTATGACTAGCTCTTATAAAGTACCAGCAGGGTTATGTAGTTTAGTAGTTTATAGTATGACTACCTCTTATAAAGTACTAATAGGGTTATGTAGTTTAGTGGTTTATAGTATGACTAGCTCTTATAAAGTACCAATAGGGTTATGTAGTTTAGTGGTTTATAGTATAACTAGCTCTTATAAAGTACCAGCAGGGTTATGTAGTTTAGTAGTTTATAGTATGACTAGCTGGTATTAACAAACAGGTCATGTAGTTTAGTTTTTCTAGTATGACTAGCTCTTATGAAGTACTAACAAGATTTTGTAGTTGGTCGATTGGTTTCTAGTGTGACTATCACATTTAAACTAATGGGGTTATGTAGTTTAGATGTTTCTGGTATACAGCTCATACAGTAGAAACAGGGTTATACAGTTGTTTCTTCTGTGACTACCTTATAGAAAAATGTTGCATTGCCCGTTTCTTTACACTGCCTCAGCTGGAAAGGTCTGggtaaatgttttctaaatgtatttctgaCAACTACAATGACAAATCACATTGCACTTCACAATCAAAATTATGATGAGGTGTTATGTTTTTAGAGGGCTGAAAGTGCTGGTTATATTAATTCATGTGTCTATTTATGTATTATTCTGTGCAAGGTCCACGAAAATGTTTGGCAAACTAAGCGCTATAATTTATTACAATGAATTATTAATGACAGCTTCCGTCAACTTATAAACACAGTAGAAATCACAATCTCACAACGTTCTCACAACGACCTCAAATGTCTTGCAACACGTTCGTATAACATCTAAACTACATTACCCTGTTGGTTCTCCTAATGTTCTCACAGCATTCTgataaacatttatgaaactCATACAGTTCTTATGACACCCCCATAATATTCTCATAAAATCCCCATAAGGTTCCTAAGTAAACCCCATTAATCGTACCTTGAGCTTTGCAGTGATGTATCAGTAAAGCAAAAATCAAACCTATTAGAAAATAGGAATCCATGGCGTCAGgacaaaaagaaataaaaaactaagTCCAACCAAACACTCTGAAAAACACCTTCCCGCCTCTAACTGAATATATGTGTATAGATCTGTCGGGAGTAGGTATCTAACAGCATCGAGAGACAAACAGAGTATGTTGAGTAGATACCCTGGGGCGGGCAGTCAGGTGGGAGACCGGGTGGCCAATGTCAACTTGTCATTGGACAGACAAAAGCAGGCTATCCTACTGtacaatctgtgtgtgtatgtataggtatgtatgtgtgtggggtaggggtgtgtatgtgtgtgtaggagtgtgtttttttttgcgtGTCCAGGCACACATTCCCACTCGTCGTGGACAGGTGGGGAAAAGTGTTGTCTGGGTGCGAGAGGGTTTAATGGTTCTTACTAGCTGTGTGTCAAGGCCTTGGCGGCATATCACATACAGACCGTGAAACTAGCTTTAGTAATTACCGAACCGCTGTGAGGGGGTTGGAGGGGGAGGGAAGCCACACTTATGTGTAGAGTACCGACTGCTAGAATGGACACGCTCCCTATAGAACGGAGTAAGCTAGAATGAATACGATCCCAATTGCCAGGCCGTTCTCGTGAATGAGGATTTGTATTAATTGACTTGCCtgggattttattttaatttatttttatcgTTAATTATAATGATGGGGTTTGTATCCTCATTAATAGTAATGATGGGGTTTTGTATCCTCATTAATAATGAGGTTTTATATCCTCATTAATAAAAATGAGGGGGTTCGTATCCGCATTAATAATAATGAGGGGGTTTATATCCTTATTAATCATGATGAAGAGGTTTTGCAGAAAACTGAATAATCGTTTTGCCTTCTAGATTAACTAAATTCGAAATTAACTGAAtaggaagaaaaaagagaaaggaagtaaggagagacaaggagagaccCGGAGAAAGACCTACCGCCCTGAGGTATggaaaagcagagagagagagggaaacaatgtggagagagagatggcgaaagtgagagagggagggaaagatgaaGACAGTAGCGAAGAAGGGTTTAAGAGCAGGAGGGGAAGGTTGAGAGTGTTTTAGAGAGAGATTTGAATGGACACagaaggagacagaaaaaataGGGAGAGATCAGAGGGACCAGGTAAGGAGGAAATAACAGGCATGGACAGCGCTATTTTACTAATTGCACGACATGGAAGCGAGGTTTGCGTCCAACTTGCAATTAAGATTAAAAGCATTTGAAGAGAAGAGAAATAATTGGGCAACCTTGCCCCTGGGAGTGTGGAGACATCGTCACCAGGGACATCCTGGTCCCATCACGCTGTAGCACCCTCTGGCAGCGTAGTCAGGTGTTGTCAGGTGTGTGAGCGCGCTCTCATTCGCGTGGACCCACAGGACTCGGGCCGGCTTAGCTCGGGTTCCCGTGAGTAAAGGTTGGGTCAATCTTCAGCTCTCCTGAATCAGTTGGGTGATGCTGCAGTGAGAGAGGGTCAGATCTACATTGGAACGAGTTGGGGAAGGCATCAAAAAGGGGTGATTGTATTTAATCTGCTGTTTGAACGATAAAGGTTTCAGAACAAAGGGGAATAAAAAAAGTTTGACTAGTGTTGTATGTTCGATTACTTTATCAGACATTTTTTGTGTAAGCCTTCAGCTGTCAGCTTTGGTAAACTGTTGATGAAAACGGCAGATTTTGCCAAAAGTTCCGCACACCAACCAGGTCTCACAATTCTCTGGTAGAGACTTCACATGTTATGGACATAAAGAAATAACCCTTTTTCCGATAAACTTGTTTCGGAGAAACAAGTACGATTTTCATGAACAGAAACATCTCATCCCAGAGTGGCACCATGTTTGACTAGTTACCCTCCAAACCAAAGCATGCTGGACAAATGCACTTCCCTCCCCCAGGCACCTGGGCTAATCTGTGAGCAGGATTCGAACCCCTGGTCTCAATATcattgtaataaaacaaataacacaataaaCCAATAGCTTGGCAGTTGACAGTAAAGGAAGGAACAATGGCTGCTTAAGGATCGGGATATGGTTTGGAATTGTCTAAAATAAAAACGGATCAAATTAAATGTGCTAGCATCTTTCACGTTTGTCAACACTGGCAGAGAGGAGCTGCTTCCTCTCAATCTGTTGTCTGTTTACCTACATCTCTGTGGGACTATTGTGTGTCTGTTGGACGGATGCTACAAAATAGCTCACTATTCAGTGTTTTGTAGGACCTGCATAAATGCCTGTACATTGAGCACTGGGGAAAAACTACACAAGACCCAGTCACCCAAAAGCCCATCGGGACTCGTCTTTGAGGCTCACCGCTTCCTGCATACTGCCCCATTAAAAGTGGGCTAAacgtttgaagtgttttttcgTTTGTCGCCCAAGTCTAACGTAGTGCACTAGAAAGTGAAGAGGAGGGCCCTTTAGGAGTTCAGCTTATGCTTCAGAAATAATCTCAAACTGGAAAACTGAAGACGAGGATGCAATGTGATATTTCGCGCTTTCCATCCCTCTcgcttcccctctccctccaccaattatctctctcgctctgccTCTCATCCGTCAGTCTCTCATCCCTATCTCCCTGTTTCTCACCCTCCTCATCCGCttccccaccctctcctccatTCCCCATTTTCTCAGCCATCTCTCTCGTTTCGTGACTGTAGCAGATTAGGAGTGTCGGGGGCTTGTTAATACTGTCACATGCGGTGGTTATACCGggcgtgcgcgcgcacacacaaacacacacacactggaacacaTAAGCAGCCGGGAACACACGCATAGAGCTTGGTGATACCAGGCAGTGAGTACCTGATAATTGGCTTGTGACTGGAGAGGCAGGGGATTACTCGAAATATTACTTATGCACTCTGGGGAGGCGGCCTGGACACAGTCCTGTGTTGTGGAGATTTACGGCTTCAAAACACACTTCGGGGTGCGTCCCAGCCAGACCCCTATGTAGGGCCCGGTTTTGAACGAGGGGCCAATGTGGCCCCCGTCAATAGCAGGTCAACACAGAGGGAATAGAGCCCTTAGGAAATGCTTTCGAGGCAGCGGGTTTCACGTAGGCCCGTGTCGGAGAGATGTGGGGGGTGTTCCCAACACACGTGCCACGCGTGTGTAAACATGCTGTTATCGGAGGCTTACAGTCGTCACCCCGGAAACGCACTGCTGCTGCGTAAGAACACGgcttgaactttatttgtgagttgtatGAAGAGTCGTCGATGATTTCGATGTGTTTCATCAGCGCGCCTCCAAATATTTAGACCGCCAGAATGTCATCTGCTTGTCTGTGGGGGAAGGTTACATCAACAGTGCCCCTAGGTCACATGATCCTTTGTCTAAACTCTCCTTCCTGCTGAAAAATCTCACCTCGCTAACAGATCATTAATCTGAGGGCAAAGTAGAACCGACATCCAATTCCGGTCTGTGAAACAGAGCGAGCGGTGCGCTGCCCCGCGCAGAGCCAGCCGCTGCACCCCTAAACGGGATTGGTGGTGATAGCATACGTCGGAGATGTGGCGAGTTGTTTTTTAAACGTGGGGAGATCATTTTTTAAGAAACACTGTGATTTTGGAGGAGCTCGGCAGTGCGTTTGGGGTGATCGACTGACTGGAGTGCATCCCTAACTGGCAGCAGCCGTCTACAACCAAATCATCTGAGGAATTCGCTGCTGGCGATTGATGTTCTTGCACAAACACGGCGTTGTGTGTTCTAAGCTTCCCCTGATCTTTCCGCGACAGCTGTTAGCCGCACACTTGTCAAGTGTTGTCACCCAAAACAAAGGCTGTGGcatgaaacaaaaatcaaatTTTGTATCTTGTCAactatgtgtttgtttttctatttcgGGTTCGCTTCTCTTATTGTTTTATTCCCTTCTCTGTTTCACAGAGACTCCCCACCCAGTGACTGCAACCGTTCTTATCTGGTGATCCCTGCCCCAACAACCCAATCCGGCAGCGTTAGGAACATTGGATCTGGATCTCATTATATCCTTCAGACCCTTGACTTTGGGGctctgacagagacatggattacCCAAGAGAGTACTGCCACTTCAGCTGCTCTCTCTTCCGCTGCACCCCTTCCTCCCTGTGTTGGCCCTACCTTCCTCCCTGTGTTGGCCCTACCTTCCTCCCTGTGTTGGCCCTACCTTCCTCCCTGTGTTGGCCCTACCTTCCTCCCTGTGTTGGCCCTACCTTCCTCCCTGTGTTGGCCCTACTTTCCTCCCTGTGTTGGCCCTACCTTCCTCCCTGTGTTGGCCCTACCTTCCTCCCTGTGTTGGCCCTACCTTCCTCCCTGTGTTGGCCCTACCTTCCAGCTGTTAGGCAAAGTGGCTCGCCGTCAACTCATAGGAGAGGAAGCTGGTAAAAATGGAGGAACAACAAACTTCTAAATTACCCTTCTATCACTCGCTCATGAAGACCTCCCATCCCCAGCTCCCTTTACCTTCCTCCTCTGAAGACCTCCCATCCCCAGCTCCCTTTACCTTCCTCCTCTGAAAACCTCCCATCCCCCGCTCCCTTTACCTTCCTCCTCTGAAGACCTCCCATCCCCAGCTCCCTTTACCTTCCTCCTCTGAAGACCTCCCATCCCCAGCTCCCTTTACCTTCCTCCTCTGAAGACCTCCTGTTGCCTATCTCCCTCATCAACTCATCTCTGACCTCCGACCTCAACCATCCCTGACTTTAAGATGGACAGGATTGTTCTTCTCAGCAGCCTCATTTGAGCCCATTTTCACTCTTAGTCTCCTGTGTCACTTGGGTCACTCCGCTCTGGGTGTCACAGAGGCTCTTTACGTGGCTggactctctctctttgtccacTCCACTGCTTTCGACACTGTGAAACGTCCAATCCTCCTCTTCGCCGTCTCAGGGCTTGGCGTCTCAGGAGGCATCCTACTCTGTGTTCTAGGTGATGTAGATAGGATCTATCAATGCCGGCGTGCCCAAGGACTTGGTTttagtctctctcctctccaagTTACATATTCacattctctcttctctcattgCTAAGCTGATGACCATCTACTTTTTTCAATTTTTCAGTCCACTTCTTCCCACCGCCTCGAGCTCAACCGCGACAAGATGAAGCCGCTCTTTTTCCAGGGGACCAGTTCCACAGTGTTCTGCTCCTagagtgcaaagaaccttgGCATGACGCCGGACTAGGTGGTGGCTTGCTTCATTCACGCTGCACACCATTTGTTGAGGCCACCCTTATCTCGCACAGGAAATGGCGTAGCAGGAAACGGCGTAGCAGGAAAGGGCATAGCAGGAAACGGCATATCATTCGTCAGGTGGATTACTGTCAGTAGGGATCTCTGCTTATGCCATCCAGGCCCAGAACCTTCAGGCTGTGTTCAAATACTCAAACCCGTCTTGTCTCATGGCCACTGAACCCATACAGATGTTCAGCTTCCTCTCAGCCTATTCAGACCTTTTCTCCTGGGACCCCGATGGTGGAATCAGCCTTCCCTTGAAGATATGGCTTCTCAAAGTGTAATTGAAAGTAATTCCTCATTATGATTGAACAGTGGTGATGACATTATGATGTGGTGTGGTTCTGTTCAGGatgagggaaaataaaaaataccaggTCCCCATGAAGATAGTGAAACtaatttttgtgttttgttgtcaTCCAGTGTCTACATTTTTCCATCAAGAATTC contains:
- the si:dkeyp-118a3.2 gene encoding neurofilament medium polypeptide, which gives rise to MDSYFLIGLIFALLIHHCKAQGLSASIQPSVDVTTQGPELLSGVAVQEDVILEVASPGLREVEKAVQEVVGVEEPVGAEVLKELLERVVGAALGEVKGNVGEMEGEKAEGGQEEEVGEEEQEVEAEEEVEEERGLGQHEEVAEVVEWVKDGGEGDQTEAGEEEVGGEEVEGEIKPEHEEKEVGGVGEVEDQIVEVPVAVVEETVIEEGEVGRAEEEEGKVSEEGEGAAGKTEEVIAKTEEEVPAVTEKEEVVKMFETQGGEGLGGEEEVVEEDDYEEMKTTQSVVGERREEDGKEKGEVAGGQMEDGEEDSLERVVGEAAGEALGSAEKGGGERVGDQEGEGVDGAETAGHLGGEERGGTGEAVVEATPGPVQTDDQGEPLKTTSPISPHRPGAETVSNTMGGAEILEDLELESNDVNEIITTKEDLLNLDLGKATPTLDHFVDDVSAIAEEAEQGETNELVEVTTEPGVLGLETWKIGVISAAVFLFLEATVIIVYVIMCRNHTSSGRPAARVCEVGGLAECRRDPPHATDGACQQAGSEVPSNLDSPLNHQETVGGIQMNPPRDDPADDLVDPLHAVRTSVL